In the Triticum aestivum cultivar Chinese Spring chromosome 2B, IWGSC CS RefSeq v2.1, whole genome shotgun sequence genome, ACGTAGGAATAGATCATGGGGAGAATCATTCTGCTCGCCGTAATGCTGCGCCTTTTACGGTACCACCGTGGTGCCAAGTTGACGCCTCCTCCCTCATAAGCCATAATAATCcttggagagagagagggagagagactagacgagtgtgagtgtgagtgtgagtgtgcAGTGGGAGAAGAGCATGAGCATGAGCCCCCGGCCGGCCCTGCTCACCAAACTTTCCATTTCATCCCCACCTTTTCCATCCATCCATCTGATCTGAGGGAGAAAAGCGTGGCGGCCTTTGTGCGGGCGTCtccctctgtgtgtgtgtgtgtctctcgcTATAGACAGGTGAGCAGAGGTGAGCTGAGGCAGTGGCAGGGAGGAAGCAGCGAATTGAAGATCCTTAAATGCGGTTTGGTGGCATCCCCGCGCGCGCTGGCCCCCATGCAGGCCTGGCCTGCCGTGGACGCATGGGTGCAACATGCCACCACCATTGCCATTGCCATTGACACCCCCACCTACATAAATCCCCTCCCGCTAGCCTCTCCTCCGGCTTTTACCGCTCTTTGACTCCACTCCACCGCCCAGCCACCCAGCTCCTCCTCCGCTCCCACACGCCAAAACATTCACTTGTTACTTAAgcttcttgcttgcttgcttgcttgagtgCTCGCCGCGCCGCGCTCGCGCCGGCCGTGGATCGATCGGCCGCGCCGTATGGGGAGGCAGCGGCGGTGGTCACGCGCGGCGCTCCTCGCGTGCCTGCTGCTCCTCGCCGCCGCGTGCGCCGAGTCGGCGCGCCCGGGGCCGCTGGCAGCGGCGAGCGAAGGGCTGCCTCGCGGCGCGAGCGTGAGCGCTGAcgacagcggcggcgacggcccgcGGAGGAGC is a window encoding:
- the LOC123042340 gene encoding uncharacterized protein produces the protein MGRQRRWSRAALLACLLLLAAACAESARPGPLAAASEGLPRGASVSADDSGGDGPRRSAFDVLVEGLVSIGLGRRWRAGDGVGLVDGDKRRVPTGPNPLHNR